In the genome of Streptomyces sp. Tu 3180, the window AGCAGCAACAGCACCCCCTGCAGCGCGGCCACCGTCTTGCGGGCCGTGCTCGGCGGGAGCGGCGCCGTCAGCCAGGGCCACACGCGCGCCGCCGCGACGAAGACGTACCGCATCGAGCCGATCAGCAGCACCCACGGCCCCAGCGCCGTCGACACGTACACGCTCAGCACCAGGATCAGGAAGGCGTCCACCTCCATGTCGAAGCGGGCGCCCAGCGGGGTCGACGTACCGGTCCTGCGCGCCACCTTCCCGTCCACGCCGTCGAGGACCAGTGCCACGGCGGTCAGGCCGACGAGGAGGGAGACGGGCGGCGAGTCCTGGAAGGAGTCGGCGACCAGCGCGGTCACCCCGCCGACCAGGGTGGCCCGGCCGAGGGTGACCCGGTTGGCCGCGCCGAAGGAGCGCGGCCGGGACCGGTGCAGGGCCCGGGAGAGCACCGCCCAGGTGGCGGCGGCGAACGCGAGGCCGGTCAGCCAGCCCGCCGGGCCCATGCCGACCGCCGTACCGATCAGGGCCAGCAACAGGATCTGCACGCCCGCCCCCACGGCGGTCTCCTGCTGTACGAGCCTCGCGTCGTGACTGTTGTTCAGGGCCACCGAGCATCCTCCGGCCGTGTG includes:
- a CDS encoding CDP-alcohol phosphatidyltransferase family protein — encoded protein: MALNNSHDARLVQQETAVGAGVQILLLALIGTAVGMGPAGWLTGLAFAAATWAVLSRALHRSRPRSFGAANRVTLGRATLVGGVTALVADSFQDSPPVSLLVGLTAVALVLDGVDGKVARRTGTSTPLGARFDMEVDAFLILVLSVYVSTALGPWVLLIGSMRYVFVAAARVWPWLTAPLPPSTARKTVAALQGVLLLLAGADLLPHGANVGVVALALGLLVWSFGRDVLWLWRTSRVRVPAPAAEVRELVAG